From Phycisphaerae bacterium, the proteins below share one genomic window:
- a CDS encoding ParB N-terminal domain-containing protein: MKQLLIESIRTDGGTQSRAEIHQDTVAEYVEAIQAGSKMPPLLVFQDGADYWLAEGFHRLLAYQQAGKRNVLCEIKQGTKEDAAWASAGANVKHGLRRTNADKRKATEMAIRLRPDLTDEALAQHCGVSREFVNRIRPNVVTKSQPARRIGVDGKSYPAPPTRPPATPRPTRPSAQPTMPPAPPPVRTPSAPPTPSAPAPQPPPAPPPAAKTPARRPGPQTGQADATGHPIPDHLIGLWDRRVEVEDLLAHLSKVRCAVQAAQDAADPLFAELNTSAAMANLNTAYDALKATAPHAVCPWCHGALSDQCRGCKGRGMIGRFAWGLVPAELKKGRK, encoded by the coding sequence ATGAAACAGCTTTTGATCGAATCGATACGCACCGACGGCGGCACCCAGAGCCGGGCGGAAATCCACCAGGACACGGTCGCCGAATACGTCGAGGCGATACAGGCTGGCTCCAAGATGCCGCCGCTTCTAGTTTTTCAGGACGGCGCCGACTACTGGCTCGCCGAAGGTTTCCACCGGCTGCTGGCGTACCAGCAGGCGGGCAAGCGCAACGTCCTGTGCGAAATCAAGCAAGGCACCAAGGAGGATGCCGCCTGGGCCAGCGCCGGGGCGAATGTCAAGCACGGGCTGCGGCGGACGAACGCCGACAAGCGCAAGGCCACGGAGATGGCGATCCGCCTGCGGCCGGACTTGACTGACGAAGCGCTCGCACAGCACTGCGGGGTGAGCCGAGAATTCGTCAATCGAATACGGCCCAACGTTGTGACTAAGTCACAACCTGCCCGACGCATCGGAGTTGACGGGAAAAGCTACCCGGCGCCACCGACAAGGCCGCCCGCAACACCGCGGCCGACGCGCCCGAGCGCGCAGCCGACCATGCCGCCAGCGCCGCCGCCGGTTCGGACGCCATCGGCACCGCCGACCCCATCGGCACCAGCGCCACAGCCGCCGCCCGCGCCGCCGCCAGCCGCCAAGACGCCCGCCCGCCGCCCCGGACCCCAGACCGGCCAGGCGGACGCCACCGGGCACCCCATCCCCGACCACCTGATCGGGCTGTGGGACCGCCGCGTTGAGGTCGAGGATCTGCTGGCGCACCTGTCCAAGGTGCGATGCGCCGTCCAAGCCGCACAGGACGCCGCCGACCCGCTGTTCGCGGAGTTGAACACGTCGGCGGCAATGGCCAATCTCAACACCGCCTATGACGCCCTCAAGGCGACGGCGCCGCACGCGGTCTGCCCGTGGTGCCACGGCGCGCTGTC